One window of the Triticum dicoccoides isolate Atlit2015 ecotype Zavitan chromosome 3B, WEW_v2.0, whole genome shotgun sequence genome contains the following:
- the LOC119281970 gene encoding eudesmanediol synthase-like, giving the protein MAPSIQAASVVNCHDMVTKTDGSSTVQVAAGGVDTSEKFAPSVWGDFFVTYVPPISQRSEDWMRERAEQLKGQVRQAFKGGKDAMTVADALTYVDTLERLGIDNHFREEIEEALSLVHAEQVETDGSNSLHITALKFRLLRQHGLWASEDVFDKFREDQGSFSESVGSDPRGLLSLYNAAHMTTPGEVALDDVISFARGHLEAIKGNVGSPIAEQISRSLDIPLPRFTRRIETMHYIDEYEQEGVYDGMLLELSRLNFNLVRILHLKELKDLSLWWRDLYETVKLPYARDRMVEIYFWTCGMLHEEEYSRARILFAKVFGMVSLLDDTFDVHATLEECHKLNEAMQRWDANEVSILPEYLHMLYIKTLGNFKEFEDALEPNHKYRMAYIKKAYKLSSEYYLREAVLSSKKYRPSFKEHEEISIMTSGLPMLTLVTLMGYGDVASQEVFEWVDRVPGMVRAGSQVTRFLNDMSSYKLGKHKKDMPSAVECYMIENDSTGDEAMAAVAALLENRWRILNQVTIEIDRALLPAAEVVVNMARTNEIIYLKGRDAYTFGGDLKDLVTALFLNPVSL; this is encoded by the exons ATGGCGCCCTCGATCCAGGCTGCTTCTGTCGTGAACTGCCACGATATGGTGACCAAGACCGATGGCAGCAGCACTGTGCAGGTGGCCGCCGGTGGCGTCGATACTAGCGAGAAGTTTGCGCCCTCCGTGTGGGGTGACTTCTTTGTCACCTACGTCCCTCCTATCTCAcag AGGTCGGAGGACTGGATGAGGGAGAGGGCGGAGCAACTCAAAGGGCAAGTACGTCAGGCGTTCAAGGGGGGCAAGGACGCCATGACTGTAGCCGATGCACTAACATATGTGGACACACTTGAACGACTAGGCATAGACAATCACTTCCGTGAAGAGATTGAAGAGGCACTAAGCCTTGTCCATGCAGAGCAGGTGGAGACTGACGGCTCCAATAGCCTACACATCACCGCACTTAAGTTTCGCCTACTTCGGCAACATGGACTTTGGGCATCTGAGG ATGTATTCGATAAATTCAGAGAGGACCAAGGTAGTTTCAGCGAAAGCGTTGGCAGTGACCCGAGGGGCCTTTTGAGCTTGTACAATGCAGCTCACATGACAACACCAGGTGAGGTCGCTCTCGACGATGTCATCTCCTTTGCAAGGGGCCACCTGGAGGCTATCAAAGGCAATGTCGGATCACCAATTGCAGAGCAGATCTCCCGTTCCCTAGACATCCCCCTCCCACGGTTCACAAGAAGGATTGAAACCATGCACTACATTGATGAGTATGAGCAGGAAGGGGTGTATGATGGCATGTTGCTAGAGCTTTCTAGGCTGAACTTTAACCTCGTTAGGATCCTTCACCTCAAGGAGCTCAAGGACCTCTCATT ATGGTGGAGGGACCTATATGAGACCGTGAAGCTACCATATGCTCGTGACCGTATGGTGGAGATCTACTTTTGGACATGTGGAATGCTCCATGAGGAGGAGTACTCTCGTGCACGGATCCTATTCGCCAAGGTGTTTGGAATGGTGTCTCTTCTAGATGATACTTTTGATGTCCATGCCACATTAGAGGAGTGTCACAAGCTCAATGAAGCAATGCAAAG ATGGGATGCAAATGAGGTTTCTattctaccggaatatcttcacatGTTGTACATCAAAACTCTCGGCAATTTCAAAGAGTTTGAGGATGCATTGGAACCAAACCACAAGTATCGCATGGCCTACATTAAAAAAGCG TACAAGCTGTCATCAGAATATTACCTACGTGAGGCTGTCTTGTCTAGCAAGAAATATCGGCCGAGCTTCAAGGAACATGAGGAGATATCTATTATGACCTCGGGTCTACCGATGCTTACTCTCGTGACACTAATGGGCTACGGTGATGTGGCAAGCCAAGAGGTATTTGAATGGGTAGACAGAGTTCCTGGAATGGTCCGCGCTGGTTCACAGGTCACTCGCTTCCTCAATGACATGTCTTCTTACAAG TTGGGAAAGCACAAGAAGGATATGCCTAGCGCCGTGGAGTGCTACATGATAGAGAACGACTCAACGGGTGATGAAGCTATGGCAGCTGTCGCCGCACTCCTAGAGAATAGGTGGAGAATATTGAACCAGGTGACCATCGAGATAGACCGTGCACTGTTGCCGGCGGCAGAGGTGGTGGTGAACATGGCAAGGACAAACGAGATCATTTATCTCAAAGGCAGGGATGCCTACACCTTCGGTGGCGACCTAAAGGACCTCGTCACCGCACTCTTCCTCAATCCGGTATCCCTTTAG
- the LOC119281971 gene encoding zealexin A1 synthase-like, with amino-acid sequence MEVLSMFSFIAQATILFLLFLKLTAYGNKSKLHKKQLPPGPWSLPFIGSLHHVLRGLPHRTMKELSRHHGPLMFLRLGEVPTLVVSSAEAAELVMRTHDLSFASRPSSVTIDIVGCCGKGIGFAPYGDRWRQMKKICIMELLNAKQVKRVESIRADEVGRLLRSIAAASGFVNLSKKASALANDIVAMAMFGGKCAGEKSEFVLAYDQVSELVAGFFPLDFFPSSRIVRRLSTVERRLRGSYGCIQRIIASIVESRNAEIAANGDQEDFLGVLLRLQKQDSLAFPLTPETIGAIMFDIFGGATTTLGSTVEWAMSELLKKPETMAKAQLEVRSVLGALRGVITNTDLGGLNYMRIVIKEVLRLHPPNPMLVPRESREDCEIMGYHIPKGTKIHVNAFAISQDPRYWYNPEAFNPERFENSNVDFKGTNFEFTPFGAGRRQCPAILFGTSAVEIALANLLYHFEWVLPDGENSHSLDMSETFGMGVRKKVELPLRATPYVQSGYV; translated from the exons ATGGAGGTGTTAAGCATGTTTTCTTTTATTGCTCAAGCCACGATACTTTTCCTTTTGTTTCTTAAACTCACAGCCTACGGCAACAAAAGCAAATTACACAAGAAGCAGCTGCCTCCCGGGCCATGGAGCCTTCCGTTCATCGGCAGCCTCCACCACGTCTTGCGTGGCCTCCCACACCGCACAATGAAGGAGTTGTCTCGCCATCATGGACCCCTGATGTTCCTCAGGCTTGGCGAGGTTCCAACCTTGGTCGTCTCCAGcgccgaggcggcggagctggTGATGAGGACCCACGACCTGTCGTTCGCCTCCCGACCGAGCAGCGTGACCATCGACATCGTCGGCTGCTGCGGGAAGGGGATTGGCTTCGCCCCCTACGGCGACCGCTGGCGTCAGATGAAGAAGATTTGCATCATGGAGCTTCTCAACGCCAAGCAGGTGAAGCGCGTGGAGTCCATAAGGGCCGACGAGGTGGGCCGCCTCCTCCGCTCCATTGCGGCGGCCTCTGGTTTCGTCAACCTCAGCAAGAAGGCGTCAGCGCTGGCGAACGACATCGTCGCCATGGCCATGTTCGGTGGCAAGTGCGCGGGGGAGAAGTCCGAGTTCGTGCTCGCCTACGACCAAGTAAGCGAGCTGGTGGCCGGGTTCTTCCCGCTGGACTTCTTCCCGTCGTCGCGGATCGTGCGGCGGCTGAGCACCGTCGAGCGCCGCCTCCGCGGGAGTTATGGCTGCATCCAGCGCATCATTGCGAGTATCGTCGAGAGCCGCAATGCGGAGATCGCTGCCAACGGGgatcaagaggatttcctgggcgtGCTGCTCAGGCTGCAGAAGCAGGATTCACTTGCTTTCCCTCTAACCCCGGAGACTATTGGCGCCATCATGTTT GACATATTCGGAGGCGCTACTACAACCCTAGGATCCACTGTAGAGTGGGCTATGTCGGAGCTGTTGAAAAAACCCGAGACTATGGCAAAGGCACAACTAGAGGTTCGAAGCGTTCTAGGTGCACTACGAGGTGTCATCACTAATACTGACCTTGGTGGACTCAACTACATGCGAATCGTTATCAAGGAGGTTCTTAGGTTGCATCCTCCCAACCCTATGCTTGTCCCCCGTGAGTCGAGAGAGGATTGTGAAATCATGGGTTATCACATTCCCAAAGGCACAAAGATACATGTTAATGCATTTGCAATTTCTCAGGATCCAAGATATTGGTACAACCCAGAGGCATTTAACCCAGAGAGGTTTGAGAATAGCAATGTTGATTTTAAAGGAACAAATTTTGAGTTCACCCCCTTCGGTGCAGGTCGTCGACAGTGTCCTGCGATTCTGTTTGGCACGTCTGCCGTGGAGATTGCATTGGCGAATCTTCTCTACCACTTTGAATGGGTGCTTCCTGATGGAGAGAATTCACATTCGTTGGACATGTCTGAGACTTTTGGGATGGGAGTAAGGAAAAAGGTAGAGCTGCCTTTGAGAGCTACTCCGTATGTACAATCTGGTTATGTATAA